ACCTAATCTTTGAGAATCTTAAAAATTTACAAAAAAACAGAATACTTAAACAATTGTTATTTATATTAGAGTCAATAATCTAGTAAATATAAAGTTTTATGGATTTTTTCAGCAATACAGTCGCTCTATCGCGAACCCAATTCGCTTTAACAGCGATATTTCATATGCTTTGGCCCGTATTAACTACGGGAATGTCCATCTATCTAGTCATAGTAGAGGGATTATGGTTAAAAACCCGTAACCCTGCTTACTATCATCACGCTAGGTTTTGGGCAAAACTCTACGTACTTAACTTCGGGATTGGGGTAGCTAGTGGTGTACCCATGGAATTCCAATTCGGTACAAATTGGGCACCCTTTTCTGAAGCAGTAGGAGACTTTTTCGGTAGTGTCCTCGGTTTTGAAGCCTCTATGGCGTTTATGCTAGAAGCAGGTTTCTTAGGAATTATGCTCTTTGGTTGGGAACGGGTTAACCCCCTCATCCACTATTTAGCAACTATCCTAGTAGCCTTTGGCGCTAACCTATCTACATTCTGGATTTTAACCGCTAATTCTTGGCTACAAACACCCGCAGGCGGTGAATTGGTTAACGGCAAATTTATCGTTAAAGATTTTTTTGCCGCCATTTTTAATCCCTTTATGGCAAAAAGCGTTTTACATATGTCCCTAGCTACTTGGGAAACCTCCCTATTCGTTATCGGTGGAATCAGCGCTTGGTATATCCTCAATCAACGTCATCAAGAATTTTTTAGCAAATCATTCAAAATAGTCTTGATAGCAGCGATCGCCATCGCCCCACTGCAAATTTACGCAGGACATCTCAGCGGTGAACAAGTCTATCAATATCAACCCACTAAACTAGCAGCGATGGAAGCCCAATGGGAAACTATCCCCGCAGGAGTAAGCGCTCCCTGGAGTATGCTAGCTTTACCTAATGAAGCTGAAGAAAAAAACGACTGGGAAATAAGCTTTCCTAACGCTCTCGGTTATATCCTCGAACTAAAAAAAGAACTACCCTCACCTGTATTGGGATTAAAAGAGTGGCAACCAACAGAACGCCCCAAAATGATTGGTCTAATCTACTACTCCTTCCGCATCATGATCGCCGTGGGCTTCTTTTTAGCAGGATTAATGTTAATTACCCTCATTCAATGGTTACGCGGTAGTCTCTCTAACGAAAAAATTATTAAACAACGCTGGTTATTACTAAGTTGGCTATTTGCAGGACCTCTGGGTTATTTAGCCATTGAGTGCGGTTGGATTGTACGTTGTGTGGGCAGACAACCCTGGGCTCTTTACGGACAAATTCGCACCGCTGATGCTGCTTCGGTTATCCCTCCTAGTGACGTACTCGGCTCACTGATCGGTTTTGTCACAGTCTATTCTATTCTCTTTGTCTGTGCTCTCTATTTTGGTCGTCGCATTATTATCACAGGTCCTAATCTTGACCTACCTATTCCAGGTGAACCCATAGTTGGTCTTAAAGTAGAGCCCGCTGAACACAGACCAGATAGTCGCCCTGTTGAAGCACAATAAGGAGATTAACTATGGAAACACTCGGCTATTTTTTACCCCAAGTTTGGTTTTTTATCCTCGTACTGTTTTTATTTCTCTACGTTGTGCTCGATGGTTTTGACTTGGGTGTGGGGATTCTCTCTCTGACTGCTTCTAGTGAGGAAAGACGCGGTATTCTCATGACTAGTTTAGGTAATGTCTGGGATGCTAATGAAACTTGGCTAGTTTTAATGGGTGGCGCATTATTTGGGGCTTTTCCCCTAGCCTATGGTACGATTCTCACCGCGTTATATATCCCTATCTTAACTATGGTGTTTGGTTTTATCTTCCGCGCTGTGGCTTTTGAATTTCGCGAACATTCTGATAATAAGATCTTTTGGAATTTTGCTTTTGGTGCGGGAAGTTTTCTGGCTGCACTTGGTCAAGGATTCTCTCTCGGTGCGGTTATCGATGGGATTAAGGTAGATGCAAGTGGTCATTTTATTGGCTCTACCTGGGATTGGTTAAATTGGCACAATGCTATAGTAGCTTTGACTTTGATTCAGGGTTATGTCTTGATTGGCTCTACTTATCTGGTGATGAAAACAGAGGGTAAGTTACAAGAAACTCATTATAAAACCGCTAAAATCGCTGCGGTAACTACTCTCATCGGCGCTGTAGCCATCACTGTTGCTACTCCTTTCCTCTCTGATGAGATTCGATTACGTTTATTTCAACAACCCTTTGTTTACATTTTTGCTCTGATTCCTGTTGTAGGAACTTTCTTGATTTGGCGCTTAATTACTGGGTTGAATAAACGTCAGGAAGTAACCCCTTTTGTGATGACTATCCTTATTTATGTCCTCACTTTTTTGGGGTTGGCTTTGATCGTTTTTCCTTATATCATTCCACCGACTATTACTATCTATCAAGCTGCTGCTTCTCCTAGCTCTTTGGTATTTATGCTCATTTTTATCGGTGTGTTGATTCCGATTATGTTGTTCTATAACATTTATCAATACGTTGTCTTCCGCGGTAAGGTGAAAACTAGTATCTACGGGGATTAATTTTGTTGAACTTGACCATTTAAACTACTAATGGCAAGTTCTTCTTTTTGGCATAATAATGGTAACCTGATTTGTACAGTAGTTCCTTGCTCGATTCCTTCACTATACAGATCAATTGTCCCTCCCATTAATTCTGTATAGCTGCGGGAAATGGCTAATCCTAATCCTGTTCCTTCGTTTTTACGAGTAGTTGAAGAGTCAATCATCTCAAAGGGTCTAAATAGTTTACTTTGTAATTCTGGCGCTATACCAATTCCTGTGTCTTTAATACTAATGATCACTAAATTATCGACTATTTGACTACTAATACTAATCATTCCTGTTTCGGTAAATTTGATGGCATTATGAATGACATTAGTCAGAACTTGTTTTAATTTGAGACTGTCTGCATACACCATTAGGATATTATCAGATAAATTAACGGCTAACCTTAAACCTTTTTTGTCTATCTCTATTTTCTTTAAATCAACAATATTTTTAATTAAATTATTAAGATCTAAAGACTCTAATTGTACTGAAGCTTTACCAGATTCTATTTGGGTAATATCTAAAATGGAATTAATTATACTGAGTAAATATCTGGCTGATTCTTCTGATTTTTGTAACCATTCTTGCTTTTCTTCTTCACTGTTATAAAATCCTCCTCTTACTAACTCGATCAAGTTAATTATGCCATTGAGTGGTGTTCTTAATTCATGAGATGTTGTGGCGAGAAATTGGATTTTTAATTGGTTGGCTATTTTGGCTTCTTCCCAATATTGCTCTACTTTTTTTCCCCAAGTTTTTAACTGATCAATCATTAGATTTAAACCTTCGGAAAGTTGCTTGATTTCTCGAATATAAAAATCTTGAGGTATTTTTTCGTTAGATTCTAAATGTTTAGTTTCTAAAGCATAATCTCTGAGTCTTTCTAATGGACGTGCTAAGGTATTGGCAATTAATAACATTACCCAAGCACTAATTATAAACATTAAAACTCCCATTCCTAATAAAACTTGCCAAATATCTCCTAAAGGAATAAGTGCATCTTCTAGAGGAGTTACTGCTAAAATAACCCACATTTGTCCTTCTTCTAAGGTAACAGGATTGGGAAGGGAACTATAACCGGCTACTACTTCTAAACCATTTTTTTCTAACGCGAATAAGTGTAAAAAATTCTCTTCACCTGCGATCGCGTTTTCTACTAACCTTTGTAATCTTGGTGCGTCGCTTAACTCATCTATATTACGTCCAACTTGATGGGGTAAAGGATGAGTTAAAATAACTCCTTCTTGATTAATAACCACGGGATAACCAATTAGTATCCCTGGAGTGGGTTTCTCTTGTTTGAGTAAAGCTGCTTTGATTACTAATCCATATGTTAAATTTCCCGACTGATTATAAACTGGCACTGCTAAAATTAACTCTAGTTGATTATCTGTATTGGTTTGTGCTTGGGGTAAAATTTGTTGTACATAAACTTGTTTAGAGGTGGTTAAAATATTTTCTTGTCTTGGTGACCATTGATTGTTCAATTCAACTAACATATTCTCAGTACAAGTATTAGCGGTTAATTGGTTAGTTGCTAAGTTAATTAGTTGCACACAGTTGATATGAGTGGGTAAATCTGTTTGCAATTGATTCAGAAAAAGTTGATAATCTGAAATGTTACCAGTTTGTAGTAAAGAACTCTGACTCGCTGTTACTAAATGATTACGAAGAGCTTCGATTGAGTTTTGGATATCTTCTCCCTTTCTGATCGCACTTTGGGTTAAATTTTGTCTCCCTGTCTCTAAAAAAGCTGACCTAGCTTTAAGATAGGTTAAACCTATACCACCAAGTAAAACCGGCATTGTCATTCCAAATAAGCCTAAAAATAAAATGCGACGAAAAGAAAGTTGTGGAATGGGAAACATGAGTAAAAAAATGATGATGAAGTTAACAGCTATTCTAGCAATGACTGCTGATGGCAAAATTAGCGATCGCCATAAAACTAGAGCTACATTTACTTCTCTTGCAGATAAACAGCACTTAAGAGAGCTTATAACTCAATTCGACGCTATTTTATTCGGAGCAGGCACATTAAGAGCTTATGGTACAACTATAACCATCCCTAACTCTCAATGGCAACCTATTAATATCGTTATTTCCTATTCTGGTGAAATTTCCCCTCAGTTACCTTTCTTTACTCAACCTGTGTCTCGTTGGTTAATCACTACCACTACTGGTGCTGAAATCTGGCAAAATGAGCAAATTACTGCTTTTGAGCGCTTAATTATTAATGATGAGATTCAATGGTTAGCAATCTTAACTCAATTGCATCAATTGGGAATCACTAAACTAGGTGTCTTGGGAGGAGGAGAGTTAGTGGCGTCTTTATTAGCTTTAGGGTTAATTGATGAATTTTGGCTAACTATTTGTCCAATTATGTTAGGAGGTAAAGACTCACCCACCCCTGTAGATGGTTTGGGCTTACCTTCACCACAACTCCTAGAGTTATTATCTGTTAATCAGGTTGGACAAGAGTTGTTCTTACACTACAAGTGTATAAATAATCTGTGTTTCTAACTCCTTGGCTAGATTAACTAAAGATTGAGCACTAGGAAAGTTTCTTCTATCTAGTTTAACCTGTAAACCAGTCATGGGATCGTCTCCAGTAGAAATCAGAAATTCTAAATACTTCAGAGAAGACCAATTACTTAATTCAGTTAAAATACTAGCAATTGCTTGTAAATAGGGGTGATTCCTATCTTGATACCAATTAGATGTAGCTAAATCACTTTGATCAAAACCGAGATGGAAAATTAAAGCAGGATTATTAAAAAGGGCGATCGCTACTGGTCGTGCTTCTTCTTGTATTACTAAATGATATGTTTCAGCGAGATGGCGAATTTTAGCCAATTTCTCATAATTTTCCTGAATTGATTCTGTTTCCTGTTGCCAAGCGATCGCAATGGTGATTAAATAGGTCTGTAACAACATATGACCTAGTTTCTTGGCTTTGGTAGCTAAATAAATCGAGTTATAGTCATTTGCTTCGATTAATAGAGGTAACCTCTCTACTATTTCTAAGCCATAACCTTTTAAGCCCGCGATTTTACGCGGGTTATTGGTAATTAAACGAATTTTACTGATTCCTAAATCATTGAGCATTTGCGCACCCATACCATAGTCTCGCAAGTCAGCGGGAAAGCCCAATTTTTCGTTAGCTTGCACCGTATCTAAACCCATATCTTGGAGAGAATAGGCTTTTAGTTTATTAATTAAGCCGATACCTCTCCCTTCCTGTCTAAGATACACTACTACACCAAATCCCGCGGCTTCAATCATTTTTAATGCTGCATTTAACTGCATTCTACAGTCACAACGCAAAGAGCCAAGAGCATCCCCTGTCAGACATTCTGAGTGCATTCTCACCATTACTGGTTGATCACGGAATGACTCGATATCTCCTTTGACGATCGCTACGTGTTCACTATTATCTAAGAGATTACGATAAGCGTAGAGGTGAAATGTGCCAAACTGACTAGGTAGTTGACAGACTGCTTCTCTTTTCACAAAGCGATCGTGTTGTAAACGGTAACTAATCAAGTCAGCGATACTAATTATTTTCAGTTGATGTTTGCGCGCGTACTCAAATAATTGCGGTAATCTCGCCATCGAACCGTCATTATTTTGGATTTCACAGATTACCCCTGCAGGGTATAACCCCGCTAAACGTGCTAAATCGATCGCTGCTTCTGTGTGACCCGCTCTTTTTAAGACTCCTCCCTCACGCGCCCGAATGGGGAAGATATGACCAGGGCGTCGTAAATCTTCTGGTTGAGTTTGGGGATTTAAGACTATTTGTATTGTTCTAGCGCGATCTTCTGCTGAAATACCTGTGGTTACACCTAGACTGGGTGAAGCGTCAATACTTACGGTAAAGGCGGTTTGATTGGTGTCTGTATTGTTTGTTACCATTAATGGCAATTCTAAGGCGTCTAGGCGCTCCCCAGTCATCGCCAAGCAGATTAATCCTCTAGCTTCTACCGCCATGAAATTAATCATATCTGGGGTGACAAATTGAGCAGCACCGATTAAATCGCCTTCGTTTTCTCTGTTTTCGTCATCTACGACTACGATGAGGCGACCTGCTTTTAATTCTGCTAAAGCTGAATCTATACTGTCAAATTTGGCTTGATGGACTTGGGGTTCTTCCACGATAACTTATGTAAATTTTTATGACTTTTTACTCATTTTAACAGAAATCTTGACTTAGTAATTTTCCTTACGGAAGTCACGGGTTACGCTACGCTAACCCATCCTACGTTAATAACTTTCCTGAGTAAGTCTTCAATACCCTCAACCACTATAATAGGTATATTTAAGCGTTGGGAAACTTCACTCACTGTTAAGTCATCTAAAAAGTATTCAGAACCATACTTCAGTATCAAAGAGGGTAAAATAATCCCTTCTCCTAAGTCTTTTTCTGCTAATCCTAACAGTAAATCATGTCCCGTGAGTAACCCTGTTACTGTCATTTCTTGTCCCCAATAATCACTCTGTAAGGGTGCTAAGTTTACCTCTAAACCCTCTACTTGATTTAATCTGGTTACTAAGGGTTGAAAAGCCATGGCTACAGCGTTTCCTACTACCCAAGTCAACCTTGTTGGCTGCTTTATACTAGCAGGTAATATTTTTTGGGCTTGAATCTGAAATTCTTTGAGAAACTGACGTATTGAACCTACCCCATTACCAATTTGGGGATAATCTTCATAAGTTGATTCTGCTGGTAATTCTCTTTGAGCTATTAAATACCACTCATCTGCTAACCAAGCAAAACGTGTACCGTATTTTTGACTAAATTTCTTTTGGATTGTTTCTACTTGCTCGATTACTTCTTGTGCTTTACTTCTGGTTACAGGGTTTAATTCATCCTCTTGGGGACGAAATCTAGTTAAACCCACGGGTACTACCGCTGCTGATAATACTGCGGGGATTTCGCCACTATGAAAACTGCTCAAATCTAAGAGGGTTGTTTCGAGATGCTTTCCGTCGTTAATTCCTGGACAAACTACTACTTGAGCATGAATTGATAAACGTTTTTCTTTAAACCAGTTTAATTGCTCTAAAATTTGACCCGCGCGCTCATTTTTGAGTAATCTAATCCTGATATCTGGCTCTGTGGCGTGTACGGATACGTATAATGGGGATAAGCGCATCTGTTCAATTCTTTGCCATTCTTTTTGTGTCAGATTGGTTAGGGTTAGATAACTTCCATACAAGAAACTGAGACGGTAATCATCGTCTTTTAAGTAAAGACTATCTCTTTTTCCTGGAGGTTGTTGATCAATAAAACAAAATGGACAACGATTGTTACATTGGATTAAACCATCAAATAAGGCTGTTTCAAATTCTAGCCCTAAGTCTTCGTCATAATCTTTTTCTATTTCGACTATGTGTGTTTTTCCTTGGCTGTCTAATACCTCTAAAGTCAGAAATTCATCAGCACAAAGGTATTGATAGTCAATTAAATCTCTAGGAGATGTTCCATTGATACTAATTATGGCGTCTCCTATAGCAAATCCGATCTCTTCAGCAATTGAGTTGGGGATAATTTGGCTAATGCGCGCAGGTTGAGTAGCAGTTTTACTCATAGTTTCTTGTTCGGTTTAAACTATTTGTGTTTTAAAGGAAATCTTTGAGGATTTTGAATAATTTCTTTGCTTAAATCAATGTCTAAATCTGGCCAATAGAAATGATTGGGAAATGGTTCTTGGATGTTAAGTATTTGTTTAATTGTAGCATTTTCAAACCAAGGAAAATCTTCATAGGAAAGAAACATCTCTTCTTCTGATAAGATCCAAATCCCCTTAGATGACACGTGAGTTACTTCAACTTTTAAAGTATTTTTTCCAGGCATTTCTGATTTCATCTTGTCGTTTCTCAATAATCTCTTCTATGGTTTTAAGTTGTTTTCGAGATAAACCATAATTACCGGCTAACTCGATTTCAGGCTCAAGCCAAAATTTAGCTTCTCCTTCGGTATAATTAACATGGATGTGCATTCTCGTTTCTTCCCGAGAAAAGAAAAAGAAACGATATCCACCTTCTTGAAAAACAGTAGGACTCATTGAAAATCTATTTTAAATAGACTACATTATCTCATCTAATTAGGAATAAAGTTAGTAACCACTCCAATTAAAATAGCTATCCCAAAAATGAGACGATACCAGACAAATACCCATGTATCTTTAGTCTGTAAATATTTAATTAACCAGGCGATCGCTAGATAAGAGAATATCCCCGAGGAAATTACACCAATGACTACAGTAACAATTTCACTCTGGGCTACTCCTTGGATTAGTACTTCTTTTAATTCTACTATACCTGCTAAGGTAATCGCTGGTATTCCTAACAAAAAGGAAAAACGCGCCGCTGTTGACCTCTCTAGATTCGCAAATAATCCCGCTGTAATGGTTGAACCTGAACGGGATACCCCAGGAATTAATGCCAATGTTTGCGCTATTCCCATCCAAATACCGTCTTTTACTGTTAATTCGTCGTAAGTTCTTTTATGTTGACTTAGTTTCTCGGCTAATGCTAGTAATAACGACATCACTATCGAAGCTATGGCGATCGCACTCATACTCCTTAAAGGGGAATTATCTAAATCGGGAACGAACAATTTTAACCCCAATCCTCCTATACAGATGGGAATTGTTCCTAATCCTATCCCCATCGCTAAGCGAAAGTCTAAAGACTGATAATCTGATCTACGAATCGCTTCAAACATCCCTCTAGTAATCTGACTGAGATCCTGCCAAAAATACCAAATTACCGCCACCATACTCCCTAACTGAATAATCGCGGTAAAAGTTACCCCAGGATCTCCCCAACCTATCGCTACTGGTATAGCTTTTAAGTGTGCTGTACTACTAATCGGTAAAAATTCAGTAAATCCCTGAATCATCCCTAGTATAACTGCTTGAAACCAGTTAATTGGTTG
The nucleotide sequence above comes from Gloeocapsa sp. DLM2.Bin57. Encoded proteins:
- a CDS encoding undecaprenyl-diphosphate phosphatase, with product MKKLNKLFSQNLTGFILGLSLSLTPKLALATTTETTSQPINWFQAVILGMIQGFTEFLPISSTAHLKAIPVAIGWGDPGVTFTAIIQLGSMVAVIWYFWQDLSQITRGMFEAIRRSDYQSLDFRLAMGIGLGTIPICIGGLGLKLFVPDLDNSPLRSMSAIAIASIVMSLLLALAEKLSQHKRTYDELTVKDGIWMGIAQTLALIPGVSRSGSTITAGLFANLERSTAARFSFLLGIPAITLAGIVELKEVLIQGVAQSEIVTVVIGVISSGIFSYLAIAWLIKYLQTKDTWVFVWYRLIFGIAILIGVVTNFIPN
- a CDS encoding TIGR03279 family radical SAM protein, yielding MSKTATQPARISQIIPNSIAEEIGFAIGDAIISINGTSPRDLIDYQYLCADEFLTLEVLDSQGKTHIVEIEKDYDEDLGLEFETALFDGLIQCNNRCPFCFIDQQPPGKRDSLYLKDDDYRLSFLYGSYLTLTNLTQKEWQRIEQMRLSPLYVSVHATEPDIRIRLLKNERAGQILEQLNWFKEKRLSIHAQVVVCPGINDGKHLETTLLDLSSFHSGEIPAVLSAAVVPVGLTRFRPQEDELNPVTRSKAQEVIEQVETIQKKFSQKYGTRFAWLADEWYLIAQRELPAESTYEDYPQIGNGVGSIRQFLKEFQIQAQKILPASIKQPTRLTWVVGNAVAMAFQPLVTRLNQVEGLEVNLAPLQSDYWGQEMTVTGLLTGHDLLLGLAEKDLGEGIILPSLILKYGSEYFLDDLTVSEVSQRLNIPIIVVEGIEDLLRKVINVGWVSVA
- a CDS encoding cytochrome ubiquinol oxidase subunit I; its protein translation is MDFFSNTVALSRTQFALTAIFHMLWPVLTTGMSIYLVIVEGLWLKTRNPAYYHHARFWAKLYVLNFGIGVASGVPMEFQFGTNWAPFSEAVGDFFGSVLGFEASMAFMLEAGFLGIMLFGWERVNPLIHYLATILVAFGANLSTFWILTANSWLQTPAGGELVNGKFIVKDFFAAIFNPFMAKSVLHMSLATWETSLFVIGGISAWYILNQRHQEFFSKSFKIVLIAAIAIAPLQIYAGHLSGEQVYQYQPTKLAAMEAQWETIPAGVSAPWSMLALPNEAEEKNDWEISFPNALGYILELKKELPSPVLGLKEWQPTERPKMIGLIYYSFRIMIAVGFFLAGLMLITLIQWLRGSLSNEKIIKQRWLLLSWLFAGPLGYLAIECGWIVRCVGRQPWALYGQIRTADAASVIPPSDVLGSLIGFVTVYSILFVCALYFGRRIIITGPNLDLPIPGEPIVGLKVEPAEHRPDSRPVEAQ
- a CDS encoding RibD family protein; this translates as MKLTAILAMTADGKISDRHKTRATFTSLADKQHLRELITQFDAILFGAGTLRAYGTTITIPNSQWQPINIVISYSGEISPQLPFFTQPVSRWLITTTTGAEIWQNEQITAFERLIINDEIQWLAILTQLHQLGITKLGVLGGGELVASLLALGLIDEFWLTICPIMLGGKDSPTPVDGLGLPSPQLLELLSVNQVGQELFLHYKCINNLCF
- a CDS encoding sensor histidine kinase, whose amino-acid sequence is MFPIPQLSFRRILFLGLFGMTMPVLLGGIGLTYLKARSAFLETGRQNLTQSAIRKGEDIQNSIEALRNHLVTASQSSLLQTGNISDYQLFLNQLQTDLPTHINCVQLINLATNQLTANTCTENMLVELNNQWSPRQENILTTSKQVYVQQILPQAQTNTDNQLELILAVPVYNQSGNLTYGLVIKAALLKQEKPTPGILIGYPVVINQEGVILTHPLPHQVGRNIDELSDAPRLQRLVENAIAGEENFLHLFALEKNGLEVVAGYSSLPNPVTLEEGQMWVILAVTPLEDALIPLGDIWQVLLGMGVLMFIISAWVMLLIANTLARPLERLRDYALETKHLESNEKIPQDFYIREIKQLSEGLNLMIDQLKTWGKKVEQYWEEAKIANQLKIQFLATTSHELRTPLNGIINLIELVRGGFYNSEEEKQEWLQKSEESARYLLSIINSILDITQIESGKASVQLESLDLNNLIKNIVDLKKIEIDKKGLRLAVNLSDNILMVYADSLKLKQVLTNVIHNAIKFTETGMISISSQIVDNLVIISIKDTGIGIAPELQSKLFRPFEMIDSSTTRKNEGTGLGLAISRSYTELMGGTIDLYSEGIEQGTTVQIRLPLLCQKEELAISSLNGQVQQN
- a CDS encoding DUF2442 domain-containing protein translates to MKSEMPGKNTLKVEVTHVSSKGIWILSEEEMFLSYEDFPWFENATIKQILNIQEPFPNHFYWPDLDIDLSKEIIQNPQRFPLKHK
- the ribA gene encoding bifunctional 3,4-dihydroxy-2-butanone-4-phosphate synthase RibB/GTP cyclohydrolase II RibA; translation: MEEPQVHQAKFDSIDSALAELKAGRLIVVVDDENRENEGDLIGAAQFVTPDMINFMAVEARGLICLAMTGERLDALELPLMVTNNTDTNQTAFTVSIDASPSLGVTTGISAEDRARTIQIVLNPQTQPEDLRRPGHIFPIRAREGGVLKRAGHTEAAIDLARLAGLYPAGVICEIQNNDGSMARLPQLFEYARKHQLKIISIADLISYRLQHDRFVKREAVCQLPSQFGTFHLYAYRNLLDNSEHVAIVKGDIESFRDQPVMVRMHSECLTGDALGSLRCDCRMQLNAALKMIEAAGFGVVVYLRQEGRGIGLINKLKAYSLQDMGLDTVQANEKLGFPADLRDYGMGAQMLNDLGISKIRLITNNPRKIAGLKGYGLEIVERLPLLIEANDYNSIYLATKAKKLGHMLLQTYLITIAIAWQQETESIQENYEKLAKIRHLAETYHLVIQEEARPVAIALFNNPALIFHLGFDQSDLATSNWYQDRNHPYLQAIASILTELSNWSSLKYLEFLISTGDDPMTGLQVKLDRRNFPSAQSLVNLAKELETQIIYTLVV
- a CDS encoding DUF4160 domain-containing protein, which produces MSPTVFQEGGYRFFFFSREETRMHIHVNYTEGEAKFWLEPEIELAGNYGLSRKQLKTIEEIIEKRQDEIRNAWKKYFKS
- the cydB gene encoding cytochrome d ubiquinol oxidase subunit II, whose amino-acid sequence is METLGYFLPQVWFFILVLFLFLYVVLDGFDLGVGILSLTASSEERRGILMTSLGNVWDANETWLVLMGGALFGAFPLAYGTILTALYIPILTMVFGFIFRAVAFEFREHSDNKIFWNFAFGAGSFLAALGQGFSLGAVIDGIKVDASGHFIGSTWDWLNWHNAIVALTLIQGYVLIGSTYLVMKTEGKLQETHYKTAKIAAVTTLIGAVAITVATPFLSDEIRLRLFQQPFVYIFALIPVVGTFLIWRLITGLNKRQEVTPFVMTILIYVLTFLGLALIVFPYIIPPTITIYQAAASPSSLVFMLIFIGVLIPIMLFYNIYQYVVFRGKVKTSIYGD